In Microbacterium profundi, the DNA window GGCCGTTCCAGCGCGTGACGGGAACCGCACGTGGCCAGCGCATCCTGAACACCGTGTTCGGGGTGCTGTTCCTCGCCGTCGCCGCACTGCTGCTGTTCGTCCACTGACGCCGCCCTGGCCATAGGCTGATCGATGATGGAAATGGATGCCGCGACCTTCGAACAGCTCGTCGTCGACGAGCTCGACAGACTGCCCGACGAGATGGTCGACGGCCTGGAGAATCTGATCTTCGTCGTCGAAGACCGTCCTGAGGACGGGAGCCTCGATCTGCTCGGAATGTACGACGGACTCGCACTGACAGAACGCGGCCAGTACGGCATGGGCGAGTTGCCCGATCGCATCATCCTGTTCCGAGAATCCCATCTCGCCGAGTGCGATGATGAAGAGGAACTCCGCGAAGAGGTCCACACGACTCTCGTACACGAGATCGCACACTTCTTCGGCATCGACGACACGCAGCTGCACGAGATGGGATGGGCATGAGCACTCCGATCGCCACGCCCGATCTCGGCGAGGCCACCGACCTGCAGGCCACTCCGCTGGAGCCGTGGGAGGTCGTCGTCTGGAACGATCCGGTGAACCTGATGGGCTACGTCGCGCGCGTCTTCCGGACTTACTTCGGCTACTCGGCCGAGCAGGCCACGACCCTCATGCTCGCCGTGCACAACGACGGCCACGCGATCGTCGCCACCGGTCCCCGCGAGACCATGGAGGTGCATGCGCAGGCCATGCACGACTACGGCCTGTGGGCGACTGTTCGAAAGGCTCCGCAATGACCGACGCCGTGATCCGCCTCCCGCTCGCCGTCGTCGAGGGGATTCATCTGGCGGGTCTCGTCGAGGAATTCACCGACGTCCTCGCCGGCTCAGACGGCGAGCCTGATCCAGGATTGAGCCGGCTCACGCCGGACCCCTACCCGGAGGACGCCGAGGCCTCCGCGGAATTCGCGGCAGCCACCCACGACGATCTTCTCGACCGGCGAACAGCCGACGCCGCCGTGGTGCGGAACGGACTGACACCGTTTCTCACCATCGCTGCCGAAGACCTCGCCGAGGACGACGCGCTCGCCCGACAGGATGTCGTGATCCCGGCATCCGATATCGATGCCTGGCTTCGCACGCTCACCGCACTCCGCCTCGTGATCGCCACCCGCCTCGACATCACCGCGGAAGACGATGAACACGATCTGGAAGACCCGCGCTTCGGTGTCTACGACTGGCTGGGCTTCCGCCTCGACGGCCTCATCGCCCTCGCCGATGCGCACGACGAGTATTCCGCGCATTAGAGAAGCTCATCACCAGACCGACCGGGTGTGGCCGGTTAAGGGACTGCGACACGCAACGTCGCAAGCGCACGCGGATCGTCGCGCTCCAGATGCCGCTCCTCCTGTGCAGCCCAGCCGTCCCAGTGCGGACGGAACCCTTCTCCGTCTCGGTCGAGCGCGCGTCGCTTGCGCGCAGCATCCGGAGACTCCACCCACACGCCGACGTCGGCGAGGCGTGCGGTCGCCGGGTTCACCGCGCCGCAGCCTTCGAGGATGACTCCGAGGGCAGGCGTCACCGCGTGTGCTTCGGCGTCGGTCTCCGATTCCCAGTCCCAGCGGCGCCACGTGCTGAGCAGACCGCGCGCATGCGGGCGCAGGATGTCGTGCAGCGCGCGTTCGACGCCGGCGTCGAGCCCGTCCCATCCGGGATAAAGCGAGTCCAGCGCGATGAGCTGCGGTCGTCCGGCCACGGGCCAATTCGCAGCCACCATGCGTGACAGGGTCGTCTTTCCCGCCCCGGCCCGGCCATCGATCAGGACGACAGGGTTGGATGCTTCGACGGCGACGATCGCGTCGATGATGCTGACAGCCGCGCGCTGAAGAGCCTGCGCGACCGGGTCGTCATTTCTTGAGGGCACGGATCACGCGCGAGAGCGCGCGGCCTGCGACCCACACGAACGGGATCGCCACCGCCAGCAGAGCCACCAGGTTCGGCTCGAAGCGCAGACCCTCTTCACGACGGACGTATACGCCGACCGGAATGGACACCCCACCGCCACCGCCGCCGCCGTTGCCCTCCTGATCCGCGCCGCCGCCGAAGCCCGCCCACGTCAGGGCGACCGGCGTGATGCTCACCCCATCGACATCCTGAGGCTCCCCATAGGCGCTCTTCACGCCGAAAGAGGCGACTTGCTTTCCGAGGTCCAGTGCGATGTTCGGCATGACTCCACGCTAGTCGACAGACGGGCAGCTCGGGAGATCAATCGACGCCGTGATCCTTCGGATGTCGCGCGGCGCCGCGACCGTCGCCGCGCGCCACGTGCCTGGCACGCGTGATCGTGGCGCTGCCGAAACGTGCGCGAGCGTCATCGAGAGCACCTTCGACCTTGCGCCAGTGCTCGTCATCGTCCCACAGCGCGAACGCCGCTCCCCCGGCCGGCCGCAGCTTCTCGGCGCGCACTCCCACCAGCCGCACCGGGTCACGCCGGTCGATCGACTCGTACAGCTTCTGCGCCGCCTCGCCGATCCTCTGCCCGACGGACGTCGGCTCTGCAAGCGTCTGGGACCGGCTCAGGGTGGTGAAGTCGTCGAAGCGGATCTTGATCGCGACGGTAGCGCACTCCCACCCTGCCTTCCGCAGTCGCACCGCGACTCGATCCGCGAGCCTGAGCAGCTCTGCACGGAGGAACTCGCGATCGCTCACATCGATGTCGAACGTCTCCTCGTGGCCGACGCTCTTCTCGACCCGCTCGGTCTCGACCGACCTGGCGTCCTCTCCGCGCGCGAGCTGTGCGATGCGCGCACCCAGCGCCTGACCGACGGCGCGGTCGAGCATGTCCTGCGGCGAATCACGGATGTCGCCGATCGTGCGGATGCCGCGGGCTTCCAGCGCATCCGACGCCTTCGGCCCCACGCCCCACATCGTGCGGACGGAGCGCGGCGCCAGGAAGTCGAGCGTGTCGGCGGCGGCGACGATCAGCATCCCGTCCGGTTTGGAGATGGTCGACGCCATCTTCGCCACGTGCTTCGTCGCAGCGACCCCGACGCTGCAGCTGATGCCGACCTCGGCCTGCACGCGCTCCCTGACCAGTCGCGCGATCTGCCCCGGGCTCCCCCACAGGCGCCTGACGCCCTGCACATCGAGAAACGCCTCGTCGACCGAGAGCGGCTCGACCAGGGGCGTGATCGACTCGAAGACCGCCATCACCTGGCGCGACACCGCCTGGTAGCGGTCGAAGTGCGGCATGACGATCTTGGCGGTCGGGCACAGCCGCATGGCCTGGCCGACCGGCATCGCGGCGCGTACCCCGTATCGTCGCGCCTCGTACGAGGCACTGGAGACCACGGAGCGTCCGTCAGGAGCCCCGATGATGATCGGCAGTCCGCGCAGCGAGGGGTCATCCATCACCTCGACCGCGGCATAGAAGGCATCCATGTCGACGTGCAGGATGCGTGTACCGGTGTCGTCCGCACCGTCAGGAGAGACGAGTCTGCCTCGTCCGTCACCGCGCCCCATGATTCCATTCTCGCGCAGGCCGCGGACATCCGCGCTTCAGCGGCACCTACTGCGCTGCACGCTCCAGGATGAGTTCGCGCACGCGAGCAGCATCCGCCTGGCCCTTCATTGCCTTCATGACGGCGCCGATGACGGCCCCTGCGGCCTGCACCTTGCCGTCCTTGATCTTGGCCATGACGTCGGGCTGCGCGGCGAGAGCATCATCGATCGCGGCGATGAGCGCGCCGTCGTCCGAGACGACGGCCAGTCCTCGACCGTCGACGACCTCCTGCGGTGTACCCTCGCCTGCGATGACGCCTTCGAGCACCTGGCGCGCGAGCTTGTCGGTGAGGGTGCCCTCGTCGATGAGCTTCTGCAATGCGGCGACGTTCTCGGGAGCGATCAGGCCCGCGGCATCCTTGTCCTGCGCGTTCGCGAGGCGGGAGATCTCACCGGTCCACCACTTGCGTGCAGCGGCCGGCGTGGCGCCTGCGGCTATGGTCGCCTCGACCTCGTCGATCAGGTTGCCGTTGCGCACGTCCTGGAACTCCAGGTCGGTGAAGTTCCACTCCGCCTTGAGCCTGCGGCGGCGCGCGACGGGCTGCTCGGGGAGCTCCGCCCGCAGCTCCTCGATCAGGGCGCTGGTCGGCTGCACGGGCAGCAGGTCGGGCTCCGGGAAGTAGCGGTAGTCGTCGGCGTCCGACTTCGGCCGGCCGGGTGAGGTCGTGCCGGTGTCCTCATGCCAGTGACGGGTCTCCTGGATGATCGTGCCGCCGTCGGCGAGGATCTGCGCCTGACGCTGGATCTCGTGACGCACAGCGCGCTCGACCGAGCGCATCGAGTTGACGTTCTTCGTCTCAGTGCGTGTACCGAGCGGCGCCGGCTGCTCACCCTCGGCGACGCGCGGCCGCAGTGAGACGTTCGCGTCGCAGCGCAGGTTGCCGCGTTCGAGGCGCGCCTCGGAGATGCCGAGGCTGCGCACGATGTCGCGGATCGTGGAGACGTACGCCTTCGCGACCTCCGGCGCACGATGTTCGGTGCCGAAGATGATGTCTGTGACGATCTCCACCAGTGGGACGCCGGCGCGGTTGTAGTCGACCAGCGAGTACTCCGCACCCTGGATGCGGCCGGTCGCTCCTCCCATGTGGGTGAGCTTTCCGGCGTCCTCCTCCATGTGGGCGCGCTCGATCGGCACGGTCACGAGAGTGCCGTCCTCGAGCTCGACCACGACGGATCCACGGTAGGCGATCGGCTCGTCGTACTGCGAGATCTGGTAGTTCTTGCCGAGATCCGGGTAGAAGTAGTTCTTCCTGGCGAAGCGGCTGGACTCCGCGATCGAGCAGCCCAGTGCGAGTCCGAGGCTTATCGACGAGCGGATCGCCGTTTCGTTCACGACGGGCATGGCACCGGGAAGGCCCATGTCGACCGGAGCGATGAGCGTGTTCGGCTCGGCGGCGTGATACTTCTCGTTGGCCGGGTTCGGCGCATCGGAGAACATCTTCGTGTTCGTGTTGAGCTCGACGTGCACTTCGAATCCGAGCACCGGCTCGAACAGCTCGAGGGCCTTGTCGAAGTCCATCAGCTTTGCTGCGGCAGCCATCAGCGGGTTCCTCCTGCTGGTTCCTGTGCTTCGACAGGCTCAGCAACCGATCTCAAAGCGGGGGCAAGATTGAGCAGCGGAGCTCCCCAGGAGTCGACGAGTGCGGCCTCCAGGGCAGCTCCGACGCGGTACAGCCGGGCATCTTCATGCGCCGGCGCGAGGAACTGAATGCCGACGGGCATGCCGTCCTCCTCCGCGAGGCCGGACGGGATCGAGATGCCGGGGACGCCGGCGAGGTTCGCCGGGATCGTCGTGACATCGTTCAAGTACATCTGCAGAGGGTCGTCGATCTTCTCGCCGATCTTGAACGCCGTGGTCGGCGCCGACGGCGTCGCGATGACGTCGACCTGCGCGAACGCATCGTCGAAGTCCTTCTGGATGAGCGTGCGCACCTTCTGCGCACTGCCGTAGTAGGCGTCGTAGTAACCCGCCGACAGTGCGTAGGTGCCGAGGATGATGCGGCGCTTGACCTCGTCGCCGAACCCCGCCTCGCGCGTGGCGGACATGACGTCCTCCACCGTGGGGTTTCCGTCGGGAGTGACCCGCAGACCGAAACGCACTGAGTCGAATTTCGCCAGGTTGCTGGATGCTTCGGCCGGGAGGATCAGGTAGTACGCCGCGACGCCGTATTCGAAGTGCGGTGTGGAGATCTCGACGATCTCGGCGCCGTTCGCCTCGAGCAGGTCGAGCGATGCACGGAAGGATGCTGCGACTCCGGGCTGGAAGCCCGAATCGGGCAGCTCCTTGATGACGCCGACCTTGAGTCCCTTGAGCACGTCGCCGCGCGCGCCCTCTCGGGCGGCATCCGCGAATGACGGCCACGCGTCGGTGAGCGAGGTGGAGTCCTTCGGGTCGTGGCCGCCGATGATGTCGTGCAGCAGACCGGAGTCGAGCACCGTGCGCGTGACAGGTCCGACCTGGTCGAGGCTCGAGGCCAGGGCGATCGCGCCGTAGCGGCTCACACCGCCGTAAGTCGGCTTGATTCCGACCGTGCCGGTGACGTGTGCGGGCTGACGGATCGATCCACCGGTGTCGGAGCCGAGGGCGAGCGGCGCTTCAAAGGCGGCGACGGCAGCCGCCGAGCCTCCGCCCGAACCGCCGGGGATCCGGTCGAGATCCCACGGGTTGCGGGTCGGACCGTACGCGGAGTGCTCGGTGGACGAGCCCATCGCGAACTCGTCCATGTTGGTCTTGCCCAGCGGCACGAGGCCGGCAGCGCGCGCACGCGCGACGACGGTGGCGTCGTAGGGCGACATGTAGCCCTCGAGGATCTTCGATCCGCTCGTGGTCGGCTGGTCGGTCGTGACCAGGACGTCCTTGATCGCAAGCGGCACACCGGCGAGCGGATGCAGTCGCTCCCCCGCTGCCCGAGCGTCGTCGACCGCGTCGGCCGCGGCGAGAGCACCGTCGTTCACATGCAGGAACGCGTGCACGTCGCCGTCGACGGCGGCGATCCGGTCGAGATGCGCCTGCGTGGCCTCACGGCTGGAAACCTCGCCGGCGGTGAGCTTGTCCGCGAGCTCCGCGGCTGTCCAGCGGATGATGTCGCTCACTGCTCCTCGCTCCGTCATTGTTCTTCACCAAGGATCGCGGTCACGCGGAAACGGCCGTCCGCGGCATCCGGTGCGTTCTGCAGCACCTGCTCATGGGTCAGCGTCTCGCCGACCACATCGGCACGGAACACGTTCGCGAGCGGAATCGGGTGGCTGGTGGCCGCCACGTCGGACGTCGCCACCTCCGACACCTTCGCGATGTTGTCGACGATGGCGTCGAGCTGGCCCGTGAGCCGCGTCACCTCGTCGTCGTTCAGCTGGATGCGCGCGAGTACGCCGAGATGGCGCACGAGCTCAGGGGTGATTTCAGACACGACATCAGTCTAGTTCGCCGCATCAACTCCCCCGCTCCGTCTGGCGCCGCACTCTCGGAATAGGCTGTCGACATGACGATGTTCGATCCCCCTCGCCCCTGGGTCGCCAGTTACGCCGAGGGCGTTCCGGAAGACCTCCCTGCCGTCGACGGCTCGCTGATCGATATCGTCGCAGCATCCGCGCGCGACTATCCGGATGCTGTCGCCCTGCAGTTCTTCGGGCAGGAGACGACGTACGCCGCCATGCAGAGCGCGATCGATCGCGCGGCCGCCGGGCTGCGCGATCTGGGCGTTCGCGCCGGCGACCCGGTCGCGATCGTGCTCCCGAACTGTCCGCAGCACATCATCGCCTTCTACGCTGTCCTGCGCCTCGGCGCCGTGGTCGTGGAGCACAATCCGCTGTACACGCCGCGAGAGCTGCGCAAGCAGTTCGAGGACCACGGGGCGAAGCACGCCATCGTGTGGAGCAAGGTCGTGGGGACCGTCCAGGAGTTCCCCGCAGACCTCGCCGTCACGTCACTGGTATCGGTGGATGTCACCACTGCGATGCCGCTGCTCACGCGAATCGCTCTGACGCTGCCGATCGCGAAGGCGCGGGAATCACGAGCTGCCCTCACCGAGAAGGTGCGCGGCGCGATCGACTGGAAGCAGATCGTCGGTTCCGCTCCGCTGCCGGCGTCGCACCCGAAGCCGGCCACCGACGACCTTGCGATCATCCAATACACCTCAGGAACGACCGGGACTCCCAAGGGCGCGGCGCTGACCCACCGC includes these proteins:
- a CDS encoding metallopeptidase family protein — protein: MEMDAATFEQLVVDELDRLPDEMVDGLENLIFVVEDRPEDGSLDLLGMYDGLALTERGQYGMGELPDRIILFRESHLAECDDEEELREEVHTTLVHEIAHFFGIDDTQLHEMGWA
- the clpS gene encoding ATP-dependent Clp protease adapter ClpS, which codes for MSTPIATPDLGEATDLQATPLEPWEVVVWNDPVNLMGYVARVFRTYFGYSAEQATTLMLAVHNDGHAIVATGPRETMEVHAQAMHDYGLWATVRKAPQ
- a CDS encoding DUF2017 family protein gives rise to the protein MTDAVIRLPLAVVEGIHLAGLVEEFTDVLAGSDGEPDPGLSRLTPDPYPEDAEASAEFAAATHDDLLDRRTADAAVVRNGLTPFLTIAAEDLAEDDALARQDVVIPASDIDAWLRTLTALRLVIATRLDITAEDDEHDLEDPRFGVYDWLGFRLDGLIALADAHDEYSAH
- a CDS encoding nucleoside/nucleotide kinase family protein, which translates into the protein MPSRNDDPVAQALQRAAVSIIDAIVAVEASNPVVLIDGRAGAGKTTLSRMVAANWPVAGRPQLIALDSLYPGWDGLDAGVERALHDILRPHARGLLSTWRRWDWESETDAEAHAVTPALGVILEGCGAVNPATARLADVGVWVESPDAARKRRALDRDGEGFRPHWDGWAAQEERHLERDDPRALATLRVAVP
- the dinB gene encoding DNA polymerase IV → MGRGDGRGRLVSPDGADDTGTRILHVDMDAFYAAVEVMDDPSLRGLPIIIGAPDGRSVVSSASYEARRYGVRAAMPVGQAMRLCPTAKIVMPHFDRYQAVSRQVMAVFESITPLVEPLSVDEAFLDVQGVRRLWGSPGQIARLVRERVQAEVGISCSVGVAATKHVAKMASTISKPDGMLIVAAADTLDFLAPRSVRTMWGVGPKASDALEARGIRTIGDIRDSPQDMLDRAVGQALGARIAQLARGEDARSVETERVEKSVGHEETFDIDVSDREFLRAELLRLADRVAVRLRKAGWECATVAIKIRFDDFTTLSRSQTLAEPTSVGQRIGEAAQKLYESIDRRDPVRLVGVRAEKLRPAGGAAFALWDDDEHWRKVEGALDDARARFGSATITRARHVARGDGRGAARHPKDHGVD
- the gatB gene encoding Asp-tRNA(Asn)/Glu-tRNA(Gln) amidotransferase subunit GatB, with the protein product MAAAAKLMDFDKALELFEPVLGFEVHVELNTNTKMFSDAPNPANEKYHAAEPNTLIAPVDMGLPGAMPVVNETAIRSSISLGLALGCSIAESSRFARKNYFYPDLGKNYQISQYDEPIAYRGSVVVELEDGTLVTVPIERAHMEEDAGKLTHMGGATGRIQGAEYSLVDYNRAGVPLVEIVTDIIFGTEHRAPEVAKAYVSTIRDIVRSLGISEARLERGNLRCDANVSLRPRVAEGEQPAPLGTRTETKNVNSMRSVERAVRHEIQRQAQILADGGTIIQETRHWHEDTGTTSPGRPKSDADDYRYFPEPDLLPVQPTSALIEELRAELPEQPVARRRRLKAEWNFTDLEFQDVRNGNLIDEVEATIAAGATPAAARKWWTGEISRLANAQDKDAAGLIAPENVAALQKLIDEGTLTDKLARQVLEGVIAGEGTPQEVVDGRGLAVVSDDGALIAAIDDALAAQPDVMAKIKDGKVQAAGAVIGAVMKAMKGQADAARVRELILERAAQ
- the gatA gene encoding Asp-tRNA(Asn)/Glu-tRNA(Gln) amidotransferase subunit GatA — protein: MSDIIRWTAAELADKLTAGEVSSREATQAHLDRIAAVDGDVHAFLHVNDGALAAADAVDDARAAGERLHPLAGVPLAIKDVLVTTDQPTTSGSKILEGYMSPYDATVVARARAAGLVPLGKTNMDEFAMGSSTEHSAYGPTRNPWDLDRIPGGSGGGSAAAVAAFEAPLALGSDTGGSIRQPAHVTGTVGIKPTYGGVSRYGAIALASSLDQVGPVTRTVLDSGLLHDIIGGHDPKDSTSLTDAWPSFADAAREGARGDVLKGLKVGVIKELPDSGFQPGVAASFRASLDLLEANGAEIVEISTPHFEYGVAAYYLILPAEASSNLAKFDSVRFGLRVTPDGNPTVEDVMSATREAGFGDEVKRRIILGTYALSAGYYDAYYGSAQKVRTLIQKDFDDAFAQVDVIATPSAPTTAFKIGEKIDDPLQMYLNDVTTIPANLAGVPGISIPSGLAEEDGMPVGIQFLAPAHEDARLYRVGAALEAALVDSWGAPLLNLAPALRSVAEPVEAQEPAGGTR
- the gatC gene encoding Asp-tRNA(Asn)/Glu-tRNA(Gln) amidotransferase subunit GatC, with amino-acid sequence MSEITPELVRHLGVLARIQLNDDEVTRLTGQLDAIVDNIAKVSEVATSDVAATSHPIPLANVFRADVVGETLTHEQVLQNAPDAADGRFRVTAILGEEQ